A genomic segment from Nitratiruptor sp. YY08-10 encodes:
- the mqnP gene encoding menaquinone biosynthesis prenyltransferase MqnP: MQKIAKLLRDFNEFVMFKHTIFSLPFIFIAMIVAANGWFGWRLLILGLIAAASARNFAMGVNRYLDRDIDKLNPRTATRPSVDGRIKEEWQLTFIVLNAIIFVATAYMINWLAFVLSFPILLILGGYSYFKRFSELAHLILGLSLGLAPIAGVVVVEAKITLWSVFLAIGVMFWVAGFDLLYSLQDMEFDKEMGLFSIPSRYGHECTLFLAKLFHALTILFWLFFVVEAHLGFFAYLAVIVSAVMLWYEHRIVAKDFSKIDRAFFTVNGYLGIVFFIFIVLDIVF; this comes from the coding sequence ATGCAAAAGATTGCAAAATTGTTACGAGATTTCAACGAATTTGTGATGTTTAAACATACCATATTTAGTCTTCCTTTTATATTTATTGCTATGATTGTAGCTGCAAATGGCTGGTTTGGATGGAGATTGTTGATTTTGGGGCTCATTGCAGCAGCAAGTGCAAGAAATTTTGCTATGGGTGTGAACAGGTATCTTGACAGAGATATCGACAAGCTCAATCCGAGAACCGCTACGCGACCGAGTGTCGATGGAAGAATCAAAGAGGAGTGGCAGCTTACTTTTATCGTACTCAATGCGATTATATTTGTCGCTACTGCGTATATGATCAATTGGCTTGCTTTTGTTTTGTCCTTTCCTATTCTTCTCATCCTTGGGGGATACAGCTATTTTAAACGATTTAGCGAACTTGCACATCTTATCTTGGGCCTCTCATTGGGACTTGCACCTATAGCTGGTGTAGTGGTAGTCGAAGCAAAGATAACATTGTGGAGTGTTTTTTTAGCAATTGGTGTGATGTTTTGGGTTGCAGGATTTGATCTGCTATACTCCTTGCAAGATATGGAATTTGACAAAGAGATGGGCCTTTTTTCTATTCCATCCCGCTATGGTCATGAGTGCACACTCTTTTTGGCAAAACTGTTCCATGCTTTAACGATACTGTTTTGGCTCTTTTTTGTTGTAGAAGCGCATCTTGGATTTTTTGCCTATTTGGCTGTTATCGTTTCGGCAGTGATGTTATGGTATGAACATAGAATCGTTGCAAAAGATTTTTCAAAAATTGATAGAGCTTTTTTTACAGTCAATGGCTATTTAGGCATCGTTTTTTTTATTTTTATCGTTCTTGATATAGTTTTTTAA
- a CDS encoding tyrosine-type recombinase/integrase, giving the protein MASVFTRNGVLYIQYMFNGRKVQRSTKLKDTKENRQYIEKEVIPALERKLALGITDDKRLIKYAKLYLNEKEHLKTYPQLERIVDVILDHFGANTDIDKIKTSQIRTWLNSFDRKRSTIQNYKTALKGIFDLALEDEVIEKNPATVVQIKKNEPKPEIEPFSPEEVRSLLDNAEGWFRNFLGIAFYTGMRTGEIMGLQINDIQDDYIIVRRSIRNRVVSTTKTNKERIVPILEPARTFIEDQLKIAKEKKTLFLFTDKDNKYFHSAWQFKPLWKKLLRACKIADSKRMYNTRHTFIVSMLKSNSVSVLELAQIVGHVGPEMIYKNYARYIKGEHLKINRHLDPFACKIADSSNLKRKSNA; this is encoded by the coding sequence ATGGCTTCCGTTTTCACACGAAACGGCGTTCTTTACATTCAATACATGTTCAATGGGCGAAAAGTTCAAAGAAGCACGAAGCTCAAAGATACCAAAGAGAATAGGCAATACATCGAGAAAGAGGTCATTCCTGCGCTTGAGCGCAAACTCGCACTTGGCATAACGGACGATAAACGCTTAATCAAATACGCAAAGCTTTATCTCAATGAAAAAGAGCATCTAAAAACATATCCGCAGCTTGAACGAATAGTGGATGTGATACTGGATCACTTTGGAGCCAATACGGATATAGACAAGATCAAAACCTCACAAATAAGAACATGGTTGAATTCTTTTGATAGAAAGAGATCAACTATCCAGAACTACAAGACGGCTCTCAAAGGCATTTTTGATTTAGCTCTTGAAGATGAAGTAATCGAAAAAAATCCTGCGACGGTTGTGCAAATCAAAAAGAACGAACCAAAGCCGGAGATAGAGCCTTTTTCTCCAGAGGAAGTGAGATCCCTACTCGATAATGCAGAAGGCTGGTTTAGAAACTTTTTGGGTATAGCCTTTTATACCGGTATGCGAACAGGCGAAATAATGGGCTTGCAAATAAACGATATACAAGATGATTATATCATAGTGAGACGCTCTATAAGAAATAGAGTTGTTTCGACAACAAAGACAAATAAAGAGAGGATCGTTCCAATCCTTGAGCCTGCAAGAACATTCATTGAGGATCAGCTTAAGATTGCCAAGGAGAAAAAGACGTTATTCTTATTTACGGATAAGGATAACAAATATTTCCATTCTGCGTGGCAGTTCAAACCATTGTGGAAAAAATTGCTTCGTGCTTGCAAAATTGCTGACAGTAAAAGGATGTATAACACCAGACATACTTTTATCGTTTCAATGCTTAAATCAAACAGCGTGTCTGTGCTCGAATTAGCCCAAATTGTGGGACATGTAGGTCCTGAAATGATATATAAGAATTATGCAAGGTATATCAAGGGAGAGCATCTAAAAATCAATAGGCATTTGGACCCGTTTGCTTGCAAAATTGCTGACAGTTCAAACCTTAAACGAAAATCCAATGCCTAA
- a CDS encoding phosphoribosyltransferase: MFKDRKDAGQRLALALEKYKNRNDVIVLAIPRGGVEVGAEVAKYLHSDFDLLICRKLAYPFNPESGFGALCEDGTLYINEYALQGVTQEDIYEAIQKQQIEIRHRIQKLRNNRPLKNIQNKIVILVDDGIAMGSTMTAAIEMIKKMQPKKIVVAVPTAPLKLCAIFHKLPMR, translated from the coding sequence ATGTTCAAAGACAGGAAAGATGCGGGTCAAAGACTGGCATTAGCTTTGGAAAAATATAAAAATAGAAATGACGTTATTGTTTTGGCAATTCCAAGAGGAGGCGTAGAAGTAGGAGCCGAAGTTGCGAAATATCTTCATAGTGATTTCGATCTTTTAATATGTAGAAAACTTGCCTACCCCTTTAATCCAGAAAGTGGATTTGGAGCACTGTGCGAAGATGGCACACTTTATATCAATGAGTATGCACTTCAAGGCGTTACACAAGAGGATATCTATGAAGCGATACAAAAACAGCAAATTGAGATCCGCCACCGCATCCAAAAACTACGAAATAACAGACCTCTCAAAAATATTCAAAACAAAATTGTCATACTAGTTGACGATGGTATCGCAATGGGTTCTACTATGACTGCAGCGATTGAGATGATAAAAAAAATGCAACCCAAAAAGATTGTTGTAGCCGTACCAACCGCCCCCCTGAAGCTGTGCGCTATTTTTCACAAATTGCCGATGAGGTGA